A portion of the Bifidobacterium bifidum ATCC 29521 = JCM 1255 = DSM 20456 genome contains these proteins:
- a CDS encoding NPCBM/NEW2 domain-containing protein: MAALICLAPLFSTNTAQAAGGDVVSVADYGAAADSGEDSAPAIIKAVDKAKELAAEGKNVTIAFPKGRYDIYPDKAERRTLYVSNTVGTNSSYKDKKIGILLEDTKNITVDGQGSDFVFHGKMTTFAAINSQNVTFKNFSVDFQVPTVIDLTVEKVDAGAKTATVYVPEEYNYRLSGSNIEWYSDSSPYTGATYWTASNALPYVQLYDTKTGLTVRGDVWTNPIFQNVTGVTDAGNHRLVFSYSSMSDKLANATGISYQMRQTTRDHPGVFLWKDKDVTLKGIDFRFLHGFGVVGQSTDTITMDGLNFGAGEGTGRSTAGYADFVQMSGCKGVITVVNSSFSNPHDDPINVHGTFLQVVEKISDTKIKVRYMHNETAGFPSFFVGDQVEFMTKGDMLPVSDSVRTVTAVDGPDGQGGDMGAGSGSLTDIVLTLDSAIPSAVAVNSHVVENITYTPEVNIHDNVFKETPTRGILVTTRKKVTIENNLFDGMGMAGIYISNDAQSWYESGPTRDVTIRGNTFRRSGSDAILVEPTNPTVSTTDTVHKNMTIEGNTFYVNGNRVLNAKSVSDLTFRDNKIYRENPDDTVTLGGDADVALAVGDTRRIDATASVSQVSGSRLFRLNGCKQVVFGGNTYDVGVKAGIDLANMGASEVNVSDDSAKVGADGLVPVTGSIAYVSDDAAVASVDQDGTITAVGEGETTVRTYVIAGARRMPGSVVNVRVSASTATAPTPGTSADPLDGHPSSVATLSSATIDGLSKSFDFKPGTLYYFGADSALTARAAFKATDADASVKATLNGKAIDATGADVKLARGRNVIEATVTATDGITANTYRFVIDRIGGVDTGLAALSVGGNAISVEHGRLQYTVSTMRSKTQVVASSFDPTATLQLMRVNGSKRVPVGDAQQGSLTRDVTVYQGDNTFELDVTSGGSTVSYKVAVTGTDSVYASDLAWESATSGDPNTNPVRKDKSCGNNTITLWDGEKEQTFDKGIGTHAASRIVYDVSDLGAIRFEAYVGVDRELTGVDRDHANVDFQVMIDGEVVFEKTAMQHDTPMAKVSVDIPEGAKTITLAVGAGSETWGDHADWADARFVGVEMPEAPQVTGLAVTGEGVKDGKLDMTVGQSVGLGVTVTPEDAVDQSVTWTVAGDAVSVGEDGTVKALKAGTATVTVASVAVPSVTASVTVTVAEKADPDPDPKPDPEPDPDPTPKPDPDPDPNPNPDPGDEPGTTTPGDGQKPNTDKDADKNAGKDKNQSIAATGASIVPVGVLAVSMMAAGCALTGRKRRES, encoded by the coding sequence GTGGCGGCTCTCATATGCCTGGCGCCGTTGTTCTCCACGAACACCGCGCAGGCGGCCGGAGGAGACGTCGTCTCGGTCGCCGATTACGGGGCCGCCGCCGATAGCGGCGAAGACAGCGCCCCCGCAATCATCAAGGCGGTCGACAAAGCCAAGGAACTCGCCGCCGAAGGCAAGAACGTCACCATCGCGTTCCCCAAGGGGCGCTACGACATCTATCCCGACAAGGCCGAGCGGCGCACCCTGTACGTATCGAACACCGTCGGCACGAACTCGTCCTACAAGGACAAGAAGATCGGCATCCTGCTTGAGGACACGAAGAACATCACCGTCGACGGCCAGGGTTCGGATTTCGTGTTCCACGGCAAGATGACGACGTTCGCGGCCATCAACAGCCAGAACGTGACGTTCAAGAACTTCAGCGTGGACTTCCAGGTGCCGACGGTCATCGACCTGACCGTCGAAAAGGTGGATGCGGGCGCCAAGACCGCGACCGTGTACGTGCCCGAGGAATACAACTACAGGCTGTCGGGCTCGAACATCGAATGGTATTCCGATTCCAGCCCGTACACCGGCGCCACGTACTGGACGGCAAGCAACGCCCTGCCGTACGTGCAGCTCTATGACACGAAGACCGGACTGACCGTGCGCGGCGACGTATGGACCAACCCCATATTCCAGAACGTCACCGGCGTCACCGACGCCGGCAACCACCGGCTGGTCTTCTCGTACTCGTCGATGAGCGACAAGCTCGCCAACGCCACGGGCATCAGCTATCAGATGCGACAGACCACGCGAGACCACCCGGGCGTGTTCCTGTGGAAGGACAAGGACGTCACGCTCAAGGGCATCGACTTCCGCTTCCTGCACGGCTTCGGCGTGGTCGGCCAGTCGACCGACACCATCACGATGGACGGGCTGAACTTCGGCGCCGGCGAAGGCACCGGCCGCAGCACCGCAGGATACGCCGACTTCGTGCAGATGTCGGGCTGCAAGGGCGTCATCACCGTCGTGAACTCCAGCTTCTCCAACCCGCATGACGACCCGATCAACGTGCATGGCACCTTCCTGCAGGTGGTGGAGAAGATCTCCGACACCAAGATCAAGGTGCGCTACATGCACAACGAGACCGCCGGATTCCCGTCGTTCTTCGTCGGCGACCAGGTCGAGTTCATGACCAAGGGCGACATGCTCCCGGTCTCCGACTCCGTGCGCACCGTCACCGCCGTCGACGGGCCCGACGGCCAGGGCGGTGACATGGGCGCGGGGTCGGGCAGCCTGACCGACATCGTCCTCACGCTCGACAGCGCCATCCCCTCCGCCGTCGCGGTCAACAGCCACGTGGTGGAGAACATCACGTACACGCCCGAGGTCAACATCCACGACAATGTCTTCAAGGAGACGCCGACCCGCGGCATCCTGGTCACCACCCGCAAGAAGGTGACCATCGAGAACAACCTGTTCGACGGCATGGGCATGGCCGGCATCTACATCTCCAACGATGCGCAGAGCTGGTACGAATCCGGCCCGACCCGCGACGTGACGATCCGCGGCAACACGTTCCGCCGCAGCGGATCCGACGCGATCCTGGTGGAGCCGACGAACCCGACCGTGTCCACCACCGACACCGTGCACAAGAACATGACGATCGAAGGCAACACCTTCTACGTCAACGGCAACCGGGTGCTCAACGCGAAGAGCGTCAGCGACCTGACCTTCCGCGACAACAAGATCTACCGTGAGAACCCCGACGATACGGTCACGCTGGGCGGCGACGCGGACGTGGCGCTCGCCGTCGGAGACACCCGCCGAATCGATGCGACCGCGTCGGTGAGCCAGGTGTCGGGATCGCGCCTGTTCCGTCTCAACGGATGCAAGCAGGTCGTGTTCGGCGGCAACACGTACGACGTCGGCGTCAAGGCCGGTATCGACCTGGCCAATATGGGTGCCTCCGAGGTGAACGTCAGCGACGATTCGGCCAAGGTCGGCGCGGACGGTCTCGTCCCCGTCACCGGCAGCATCGCGTACGTGTCCGACGACGCGGCGGTCGCCTCGGTCGACCAGGACGGCACGATCACCGCGGTCGGCGAAGGCGAGACAACGGTCCGCACCTACGTCATCGCCGGCGCCCGGCGCATGCCCGGCTCCGTCGTCAACGTACGGGTGAGCGCCTCGACCGCCACGGCGCCGACCCCCGGCACGTCCGCCGACCCGCTGGACGGGCACCCGTCCTCGGTGGCCACGCTGTCGTCCGCCACCATCGACGGCCTGTCCAAGTCGTTCGACTTCAAGCCGGGCACGCTGTACTACTTCGGCGCGGACTCGGCCCTCACCGCACGCGCGGCGTTCAAGGCGACGGATGCCGATGCCAGCGTCAAGGCGACGTTGAACGGCAAGGCCATCGACGCCACGGGCGCCGACGTGAAGCTGGCGCGTGGCCGCAACGTCATCGAAGCCACGGTCACCGCGACCGACGGCATCACCGCCAACACCTACCGTTTCGTGATCGACCGCATTGGCGGCGTTGACACGGGTCTGGCAGCGCTGTCGGTCGGTGGCAACGCCATCTCGGTGGAGCACGGACGCCTGCAGTATACGGTGTCGACGATGCGCTCCAAGACGCAGGTCGTCGCCTCGTCCTTCGACCCGACTGCCACATTGCAGCTGATGCGGGTGAACGGCTCGAAGAGGGTCCCAGTCGGCGATGCGCAGCAGGGAAGCCTCACCCGGGACGTCACCGTATACCAGGGCGACAACACGTTCGAGCTGGACGTCACGTCCGGCGGCAGCACCGTCTCCTATAAGGTTGCCGTGACCGGCACGGACAGCGTCTACGCCTCCGATCTGGCGTGGGAGTCGGCCACGTCCGGCGACCCCAACACCAACCCGGTGCGCAAGGACAAGAGCTGCGGCAACAACACGATCACGCTGTGGGACGGCGAGAAGGAGCAGACGTTCGACAAGGGCATCGGCACCCACGCGGCCTCGCGCATCGTGTACGACGTGTCCGATCTCGGGGCGATCCGCTTCGAGGCGTACGTCGGCGTGGACCGCGAGCTGACCGGCGTCGACCGCGACCACGCAAATGTCGACTTCCAGGTGATGATCGATGGTGAGGTCGTCTTCGAGAAGACGGCGATGCAGCACGACACGCCGATGGCGAAGGTCTCCGTCGACATCCCCGAAGGCGCCAAGACCATCACGCTGGCCGTCGGCGCGGGCAGCGAGACGTGGGGCGATCACGCGGATTGGGCGGACGCCCGGTTCGTCGGCGTTGAGATGCCGGAGGCGCCTCAGGTCACCGGCCTCGCCGTCACCGGCGAGGGAGTCAAGGACGGCAAGCTGGACATGACCGTCGGCCAGAGCGTTGGTCTCGGTGTCACGGTCACCCCCGAGGATGCCGTCGACCAGTCGGTCACGTGGACGGTCGCAGGTGACGCGGTCAGCGTCGGCGAGGACGGCACGGTGAAGGCGCTGAAGGCCGGTACGGCCACAGTCACCGTCGCATCCGTCGCGGTGCCGTCGGTGACGGCCTCGGTGACGGTCACGGTGGCGGAGAAAGCCGATCCCGACCCGGATCCGAAGCCTGATCCTGAACCCGATCCTGACCCGACGCCGAAGCCTGATCCTGACCCGGATCCCAACCCGAATCCGGATCCGGGCGACGAGCCGGGTACGACGACTCCGGGCGACGGCCAGAAGCCGAACACCGACAAGGATGCCGACAAGAACGCCGGCAAGGACAAGAACCAGTCCATCGCCGCGACCGGCGCCTCGATCGTGCCGGTTGGCGTGCTCGCGGTCTCGATGATGGCCGCCGGCTGCGCGCTGACGGGGCGCAAGAGGCGCGAGTCCTGA
- a CDS encoding threonine aldolase family protein has product MLSFGNDYSYGACPEILDRLARTNDTAFPGYGSDAACEDAKRRIREACETPDADVWFLVGGTQTNQTVIDTMLAPYEGVVTVDSGHPNVHEAGAIESTGHKVITLPHHAGKLDAAELDDYCATFYADDNHEHMVFPGLVYISHPTEYGTIYGKAELEVIAETAHRHGMPLFVDGARLGYGLTAAGTDVTLPDLARIADVFYIGGTKVGALFGEAVVFTKGNTPKHFLTQIKQHGALLAKGWLLGLQFGTLFTDDLYLRIAANANRQADRIREALRERGYTLTFEAPTNQVFVTLDHPTIERLQAHVRMGFMEKADNEHTVMRLCTSWATTDEQVDQLIALL; this is encoded by the coding sequence ATGCTGTCTTTCGGAAACGATTATTCCTATGGGGCCTGCCCCGAGATCCTCGACCGTCTCGCGCGGACCAACGACACGGCGTTCCCCGGATACGGCAGCGACGCGGCCTGCGAAGATGCCAAGCGCAGGATCCGCGAAGCATGCGAGACGCCCGACGCCGACGTGTGGTTCCTCGTCGGCGGCACGCAGACCAACCAGACCGTGATCGACACCATGCTCGCCCCGTACGAAGGCGTCGTCACCGTTGATTCCGGCCATCCGAACGTGCACGAGGCCGGCGCCATCGAGTCGACCGGCCACAAGGTGATCACGCTCCCCCATCACGCGGGCAAGCTCGACGCCGCCGAGCTCGACGACTATTGCGCCACCTTCTATGCCGACGACAACCACGAGCACATGGTGTTCCCCGGACTGGTCTACATCTCGCACCCCACCGAGTACGGCACGATCTACGGCAAGGCCGAGCTTGAGGTCATCGCCGAGACCGCCCACCGGCACGGCATGCCGCTGTTCGTGGACGGCGCACGACTCGGCTACGGACTGACCGCCGCCGGCACCGACGTGACGCTGCCGGACCTCGCCCGCATCGCCGACGTGTTCTACATCGGAGGCACCAAGGTCGGCGCGCTGTTCGGCGAGGCCGTCGTCTTCACCAAGGGCAATACGCCGAAGCATTTTCTCACGCAGATCAAGCAGCACGGCGCATTGCTGGCCAAAGGTTGGCTGCTCGGGCTTCAGTTCGGCACGCTGTTCACCGATGACCTGTACCTGCGCATCGCAGCCAACGCGAACCGGCAGGCGGACCGGATCCGCGAGGCGCTGCGCGAGCGCGGCTACACACTGACCTTCGAGGCGCCGACGAACCAGGTCTTCGTCACCTTGGACCATCCGACCATCGAACGGCTGCAGGCCCATGTACGCATGGGCTTCATGGAGAAGGCCGACAACGAGCATACGGTGATGCGCCTGTGCACCAGCTGGGCGACGACCGACGAGCAGGTTGACCAGCTCATCGCGTTGCTGTGA
- a CDS encoding glycosyltransferase, with amino-acid sequence MRDNKNEEPHPQDRSVLDRPMTIVLVMDTIGNKGNGTSNSALQYAHELERQGHHVRLVGIGAPEYPARVNKVPLVSWVAAKQQMQFAKPSDTLFRTAFAGADVVHLYLPFKFGRCAYKVARSMGIPVTAGFHLQPENVMYSAGPLKYLPGMSGFLYALFRFWLYRRIGHIHAPTEMIAGQLRAHGYKAKLHVISNGYVPRFTPKRQRSDGAPAPVPFRIVASGRLSHEKDQITLIKAISRCRHAKDIELIVCGTGPLQHYLRFRADRLLERKAQIGFHKNAEMPALLRSCDLFVHPSIVDIESLSVIEGMASGLVPVIASAELSAASQFALLDESLFPARDVAMLARRIDWWIDHPHELAVWGGRYAEHAKADYSVEASVAKFVAMEREAIADAKA; translated from the coding sequence ATGCGAGACAACAAGAACGAAGAACCGCACCCCCAGGACAGGTCGGTCTTGGATCGCCCCATGACCATCGTGCTGGTCATGGACACCATCGGCAACAAGGGCAACGGCACGTCGAACTCCGCATTGCAGTATGCGCACGAATTGGAGCGGCAGGGTCACCATGTCAGACTCGTCGGCATCGGCGCCCCCGAATATCCGGCACGGGTCAACAAGGTGCCGCTGGTCTCCTGGGTGGCCGCCAAACAACAGATGCAGTTCGCCAAGCCAAGCGATACGCTGTTCCGCACGGCGTTCGCCGGAGCGGATGTCGTGCATCTGTATCTGCCGTTCAAGTTCGGGCGGTGCGCGTACAAGGTCGCGCGGAGCATGGGTATTCCCGTGACCGCGGGATTCCACCTCCAGCCGGAGAATGTCATGTATTCGGCCGGTCCGCTGAAATACCTGCCTGGGATGTCGGGTTTTCTGTACGCCCTGTTCCGCTTCTGGCTGTACCGGCGCATCGGCCATATCCACGCGCCCACCGAAATGATCGCCGGACAGTTGCGCGCGCACGGGTACAAGGCGAAGCTGCACGTGATATCAAACGGCTACGTGCCGCGGTTCACCCCCAAACGGCAGCGTTCGGACGGAGCCCCCGCGCCGGTGCCGTTCCGCATCGTCGCCTCGGGGCGTCTTTCCCATGAGAAGGACCAGATCACGTTGATCAAGGCGATTTCTCGCTGCCGTCACGCGAAGGACATCGAACTGATCGTCTGCGGAACCGGGCCGTTGCAGCATTACCTGCGGTTCCGCGCCGACCGGCTTCTGGAGCGCAAGGCGCAAATCGGGTTCCACAAGAACGCCGAGATGCCGGCGCTGCTGCGCTCATGTGACCTGTTCGTGCATCCGTCGATCGTGGACATCGAATCGTTGAGCGTCATCGAGGGCATGGCGTCGGGGCTGGTGCCCGTGATCGCATCCGCCGAGTTGAGCGCGGCGAGCCAGTTCGCGTTGTTGGACGAGTCCCTGTTCCCGGCTCGCGACGTGGCGATGCTCGCCCGGCGCATCGATTGGTGGATCGATCATCCGCACGAGCTGGCCGTTTGGGGCGGACGGTATGCCGAACACGCGAAGGCCGATTATTCGGTCGAGGCGTCGGTCGCGAAGTTCGTCGCCATGGAGCGCGAGGCCATCGCCGACGCGAAGGCCTAG
- the rpsL gene encoding 30S ribosomal protein S12, protein MPTIEQLVRKGRQAKPKKSKTLALKGSPLRRGVCTRVYTTTPKKPNSALRKVARVRLSSGIEVTAYIPGEGHNLQEHSIVLVRGGRVKDLPGVRYHIVRGALDTQGVKDRKQGRSLYGAKKAK, encoded by the coding sequence TTGCCTACTATTGAACAGCTCGTCCGTAAGGGACGTCAGGCAAAGCCGAAGAAGTCGAAGACTTTGGCTCTGAAGGGCAGCCCGCTGCGCCGCGGCGTGTGCACCCGTGTCTACACCACCACCCCGAAGAAGCCGAACTCGGCTCTGCGTAAGGTCGCTCGTGTGCGCCTGTCCTCGGGCATCGAAGTCACCGCCTACATCCCGGGCGAAGGCCACAATCTGCAGGAGCACTCCATCGTGCTCGTGCGCGGCGGCCGTGTCAAGGATCTGCCGGGTGTGCGTTACCACATCGTGCGTGGCGCGCTCGATACCCAGGGTGTCAAGGACCGCAAGCAGGGTCGTTCCCTGTACGGAGCAAAGAAGGCGAAGTAA
- the purT gene encoding formate-dependent phosphoribosylglycinamide formyltransferase: protein MTETSAFASSLPSHRPLGTPLGAHPTRVLFLGSGELGKEVTIELMRLGAWVCAADSYTGAPAQQVANEARVLDMADAARLRALFDEVRPDIIVPEVEAIATGELSDAAARGVQVVPSAEIAAICMDRERLRVLAHEDLGLPTTPYRFAGSLEELRAGAREVGYPCVVKPVMSSSGHGQSVVRGADAIDAAWVEAQEGRRAADEGDVSRVIVEALAPLDYELTVLTVSSSAGVVTCAPIGQRQESGDYRESWQPAAADGEVLERARAIACTAVQGLVDKATASGETGWGVFGVELFVLTDGSILFNEVSPRPHDTGMVTLISQRLSEFALHARAILGLPVTEGHVALAMGDGQTAASHAIVVAGDGEAEFTGVENALAEPGTDLRIFAKPRVHGHRRMAVSLAIGTDAGDARRKAADVADALTITVR, encoded by the coding sequence ATGACTGAAACCAGCGCTTTTGCAAGTTCCCTCCCCTCCCATCGCCCGCTGGGCACGCCGCTGGGGGCACATCCCACCCGCGTGCTGTTCCTCGGCTCGGGTGAGCTCGGCAAGGAGGTCACCATCGAGCTGATGCGTCTCGGCGCATGGGTGTGCGCGGCCGACTCGTACACCGGTGCGCCCGCCCAGCAGGTGGCGAACGAGGCACGCGTGCTGGATATGGCCGACGCGGCCCGGCTGCGCGCGCTGTTCGACGAGGTGCGCCCCGACATCATCGTGCCGGAGGTCGAGGCGATCGCGACCGGCGAGCTGTCGGATGCCGCGGCGCGCGGCGTCCAGGTGGTGCCGAGCGCCGAAATCGCCGCCATCTGCATGGACCGCGAGCGGCTGCGCGTGCTCGCGCACGAGGATCTGGGGCTGCCGACCACGCCGTACCGTTTCGCCGGGTCGTTGGAGGAGCTGCGCGCCGGGGCGCGGGAGGTCGGGTACCCGTGCGTGGTCAAGCCGGTAATGAGCTCGTCCGGGCATGGGCAGTCGGTCGTGCGCGGGGCGGACGCGATCGACGCCGCATGGGTCGAGGCGCAGGAGGGTCGGCGCGCCGCCGACGAGGGCGACGTGTCGCGCGTGATCGTCGAGGCGTTGGCGCCGCTGGATTATGAGCTGACGGTGCTGACGGTGAGCTCGTCGGCCGGCGTGGTCACGTGCGCGCCTATCGGGCAGAGGCAGGAAAGCGGTGACTACCGGGAATCCTGGCAGCCCGCGGCGGCCGATGGCGAGGTGCTGGAAAGGGCGCGTGCCATCGCCTGTACCGCGGTGCAGGGGCTGGTCGACAAGGCCACGGCATCGGGCGAAACCGGATGGGGCGTGTTCGGCGTGGAGCTGTTCGTACTGACCGATGGATCGATCCTGTTCAACGAGGTCTCCCCCCGCCCGCATGACACGGGCATGGTGACGCTGATCTCCCAGAGGCTGAGCGAGTTCGCGCTGCACGCGCGGGCGATCCTCGGCCTGCCCGTCACCGAAGGGCATGTGGCGCTGGCGATGGGCGACGGGCAGACCGCCGCGAGCCACGCCATCGTGGTCGCCGGCGACGGCGAGGCGGAATTCACCGGAGTGGAGAATGCGCTGGCCGAACCCGGCACCGACCTGCGGATCTTCGCCAAGCCGCGAGTGCATGGACACCGCCGCATGGCCGTGTCGCTGGCCATCGGGACGGACGCCGGTGACGCGCGGCGCAAGGCCGCCGATGTCGCCGATGCGCTGACCATCACCGTGCGCTAG
- the purC gene encoding phosphoribosylaminoimidazolesuccinocarboxamide synthase: protein MEKLEKLYEGKAKQLYATDDPEVLWVEYKNTATAGDGEKKEDFTGKGRLNNLITTIIFDLLKKRGIDSHLIKRVNATGQLVRKVNMFPLEIVLRNVAAGHFCSRLGVEEGLPLKEPVLEYFIKNDDLHDPFVNDDDLVALGVCTRQDLAEIAPLARKINEALIEIFAKIDVKLVDFKIEMGRASDGTLLLADEITPDSCRLWDQKDHSGKVEHLDKDLFRRGLGSIIPAYEEIEERLAELAKSEGIEVTE, encoded by the coding sequence ATGGAGAAATTGGAAAAGCTCTACGAGGGCAAAGCCAAGCAGCTGTACGCGACCGACGACCCGGAGGTCCTGTGGGTCGAATACAAGAACACCGCCACGGCCGGCGACGGCGAGAAGAAGGAGGACTTCACCGGCAAGGGCCGACTGAACAACCTCATCACCACGATCATCTTCGACCTGCTCAAGAAGCGCGGCATCGACAGCCACCTGATCAAGCGCGTGAACGCGACCGGCCAGCTGGTGCGCAAGGTGAACATGTTCCCGCTGGAGATCGTGCTGCGCAACGTCGCGGCCGGCCACTTCTGCTCCCGTCTAGGCGTGGAGGAAGGTCTGCCCCTCAAGGAGCCGGTGCTCGAATACTTCATTAAGAACGATGACCTGCATGATCCGTTCGTCAACGACGACGATCTGGTCGCCCTGGGCGTGTGCACCCGCCAGGACCTCGCCGAGATCGCGCCGCTCGCCCGCAAGATCAACGAGGCCCTGATCGAGATCTTCGCCAAGATCGACGTCAAGCTGGTGGACTTCAAGATCGAGATGGGCCGCGCGTCCGACGGCACGCTGCTGCTCGCTGACGAAATCACCCCGGATTCCTGCCGCCTGTGGGATCAGAAGGATCACTCCGGCAAGGTCGAGCACCTTGACAAGGACCTGTTCCGCCGCGGCCTGGGCAGCATCATCCCCGCCTACGAGGAGATCGAGGAGCGACTTGCCGAGCTCGCCAAGTCCGAGGGCATCGAGGTCACCGAGTAA